In Haliscomenobacter hydrossis DSM 1100, the DNA window CACGATGTGTTTATTTACGGTGTTTACTGTCCTGGCAGCAATGTACTACAATCGTTCAATCATTGCACTTTTGGGATTGGTGGGTGCTTATGCTGTACCTTTTTTACTAGGATTTCATCCCAATCAGTATACTTTTCTTTTTTCCTACATCGCCGTCATCAACCTGGGAATTCTCGCGCTAGCCGTAAGCCGAGACTGGTGGGTATTAAAGCTGGTTACTTTTGCTTGGACCTGGGTGATTTTTATCTATTGGTATGCTGTATACTATTTCAGGCAAGATGATTTTGGCCTTTTTTGGTTCTTTTTGTTGGTCTTTTTCTGCACTTTTTATGCCACTATCTTGGCCAATACCTTGGTCAAACGGGGGAAGTTTGGGGCACTCAACATATTCCTCCTGCTCTTTAATTCTATTGCCTTTTTTTGGATGGGTTACGCGGCTTGTATTCCTCATCCCCTTGCTCAACATCTATTGGGTTTGTTGACTTTAGGCAATGCGCTGATTCATTTTATCGTAGGTTACAACCTGTATCAACAAAACCCGGATGAAAAAGGCAATCATCGCTTCATCCTGGCTATGGGATTGGCCTTTTTTACCCTGGCAATTCCCATTCAGTTTGATGCGCCCTGGGTAAGTATCTTATGGGTGTTGGAAGCCGGCTTTTTGTTTGGCATGGGGCGCATCAAAGCATGGTCTTTTTGGGAAAAAACTGCTTATGTCCTGATGGGTCTGGCTTGCATCAGCATGGCGCAGGATTGGCTCTATTTGTACAATACCTATTCGTCCAAATCGCCTGAAACCAGAATTCCGTTATTTCTAAACTCCATTTTTTTGAGTAGCCTGATGTTTTGTGGGTCTTTGGGGTTCATCAATTCCCTGCAACACCACAAATTGTACCGCAGTCCCTGGCAACATGATCAAGATAAAAACGAGTTATTGTCGTTCTTGCTGGCTACGGCGTTGATTTTGGGGATCTACTTTACTTTTTTCTGTGAAATTTCTACCTATTGGTCTCAAGCGTATAAAGATACTTATAGCCAACACCGTGCGCCAGGCCAAACCCTGCCCATCATTTACAGTCGACTTGATTTGGAGCGTTTTCGCGGCGTTTGGTTGATCAACTATACCCTGTTTTTTGTATCTGTTTTGGCTTTGGTTAATCTGCAAAAAATCAAAAGTGCAGCCTTGGGCGTGGTCAGTGTGGGCCTAAACATTGCAGTGCTCCTGTTGTTTTTGACATTAGGTTTAACCTTATTGCACCAACTGCAAGACAGTTATTTGAATCAAGCTGTACATTCCTATTTTTACCATGGCCCGTTTAACCTCGGCATCCGTTATGTTTCACTGGGCTTTTTGGCCTTGTTGTTGGTGACTGGCGGGCTTTTGTTGCGAAAAAGCGGGCTGTCCAAAGACCTTGTGGTTGCGTATGAGTTGTGCATTTACGGCGCGGTCATCTGGTGGTGCAGCGATGAGTTGATCCTTTGGATGAGTAAACTCAATGTTGATAAGGCTTATAAATTATCACTCAGCATCTTGTGGGGTTCATACGCGCTGTTTATGGTGGTGATGGGTATCTGGAAAAGAAAGCCCCACTTGCGCATTAGTGCCATTTTCCTTTTTTCTATCACACTGCTGAAGCTCTTTTTGTACGACATCGCGCATTTGAATACCATTCCGAAGACGATCATTTTTATCGCCTTGGGGATACTGCTGCTGATTGTCTCGTTTTTGTACATCAAGTATAAGGATTGGATAGAACAAGATTTACTGAAATAATCCTACAAACTGATCTCCTGATCATCAAAAATCTTCCCATTCAGACAACGAATGATCCGCGCCGGGAAATTTTCCAAAATCCGGTAATCATGCGTCGCAAAAAGTACCGCTGCGTTGTTTTGTTTGGAAAGGTGGCGCATCAGGAGCAGAATTTCATCCGAAGTTTCGGGATCGAGGTTTCCGGTAGGTTCGTCCGCGATGATGAGTGCGGGCGTGTTGAGCAGGGCCCGGGCGATGACCACGCGTTGTTGTTCGCCGCCGGAGAGTTGGTGCGGCATCTTGGGGCCTTGCCCTGCTAAGCCCACTTGCTGGAGTACTTCATCGATACGCGCCTGGATTTCCTGGCGTTTGCTCCAACCAGTAGCTTTAAGGGTAAAAAGCAGGTTGTTGTACACGCTGCGGTCGTTAAGTAAATTGAAATCCTGAAACACAATGCCCAACTTACGGCGCAACAGCGGAATGGTGTTGCGATTGAGTTGGTTCAAATCAAAACCGGCCACTTCGCCCTGGCCTTGCACCAGTGGAAGTGCACCGTAAAGCGCTTTGAGCAAACTGGATTTACCACTGCCCGTTTTTCCAATCAGGTACGTAAACTCGCCCTCATTGACCCTCAGGTTGACTCCACCGAGTACTTCCTGGTCTCCCTGTTTGATGACAACGTCTTGTAGCCTTACGATTAACTTGCTCATAGTTGGCAAAGTTAATTTTTTACTTTTTCTTATGTACAAAATATTTCAAGCTTATTTAGAATCAATCAATTTTACAAAAACCAGACACTACTCAAGACCTATTGCCAGAATTTGGTGTTTTAAAAGTGAAAAAGCAGGGGAAAGGAACTTACCTTTGCCGAATTGGTCGTTCATGCAACAAATAACGCTGCAGGTGCGTCTGATAGGAAATTCAATCGCCTTTTTTAATACGCAAGATTATGAAGCGGATCTATCTCATCGCGGGAGTAATGGTGGCCATCGCCATCGCGCTCCTGGTCAACTCAGCCAAGGACATGAGTACCTATGGCTCTTTTGCCGACGCGAATACCAGCAGCAAAAAGATCAAAATTGCTGGGAAATTGGCCAAAAACAAACCGATGGTTTACGACCCGGTCAAAGACCCCAACCATTTCAGTTTTTTCATCAAAGACAGTGCCGGGGAAGAGCACAAAGTGGTACTGCTGAAGGCCAAGCCCCAAGACTTTGAAATGTCGGAGCAAATTGTCGTAACCGGCCGCATGAAAGATGGCGTATTTGTAGCGACGGATTTATTGATGAAATGTCCTTCCAAATACAAGGACGAAGAAATCGCCATCAAGAGTAAACAGAACGGGTAAAATGGAAAAAATCCAATACATTGGCGAAACCCTGCTGCCAGGGCAGATCGGGCAGTTGGGCGTTTTGCTGGGATTCGTAGGTGCATTATTATCGATGGTGGCTTATTGGTTTGCCACCCAACGCCAGGAAACACTAGAATACGAAGGCTGGCGAAAAATTGGGAGAATTGCTTTTTTGGCCCACGGTGTGGGCATTTTCGCGGTCATTGGCTCCTTATTGTACGCCATGACCCACCAATTGTACGAGTATCAATACGTACAAGGACACGTTTCGGAAGAATTGCCGATGAAGTTCATTTTTTCCGCACTTTGGGAAGGACAAGAGGGCAGTTTTTTGCTCTGGATGTTCTGGCACATCGTGTTGGGTTGTATTTTATTGGTCAAAGGCAAATCCTGGGAGACCTCGACCTTGACTGTTCTTGCGGCCATTCAAGCGGTGCTTGGCTCCATGATCTTGGGCGTTTATTTGGGCTTTGGGGACGAAGCTTCCAAAATTGGCAGTAACCCCATGTTGTTGTTGCGCCAAACGATTGACGCGCCCATTTTTGCGCAGGCAGATTACGTAAAATTGATCAAAGGGAACGGCTTGTCACCAGCTTTGCAAAACTACTGGATGACCATCCACCCTCCTACCCTGTTCCTAGGCTTTGCTTCCACCGCCATTCCATTTGCGTATGCTATTGCGGGTTTGTGGACCAAACGGCACACCGAATGGTTGAAACCCGCTTTGCCCTGGGCACTGTTTTGTGGTTCCATCCTGGGTACGGGCATTTTGATGGGTTCAGCCTGGGCTTACGAAGCCCTCAACTTTGGGGGTTATTGGGCTTGGGATCCCGTGGAAAACACCTCACTGGTACCCTGGTTGATCATCATCGCCGGCGTCCATACCAACCTGATTTCTAAAGCTACCGGACATTCGGTGCGCAGTTCCTATATTTTTTACCTCCTGAGTTTCCTGTTGGTGGTGTATTCCACCTTCCTTACGCGCAGTGGGGTGCTGGGCGAAACATCGGTACATGCTTTTACCGGGTCAGGTTTGGGCAACCAGCTGATCTTTTTTATCGCCGCTTTTACGCTACCTAGTTTGATCATGATGATCTGGCGCTGGCGGCAAATTCCGAGCCCCAAAACGGAGGAGGCCACAACTTCCAAAGAATTTTGGATGTTCATCGGTACCCTGATTTTGTTGTTTTCGGCGGTACTCATTACTGGGTCAACTTCGTTGCCCGTTTTTAATAAAATTGTACAGTACTTTAATCCAGCATACCAGGGACGGGTCATCACCGAGCCGGTGATTCACTTCAATAAGTACCAGCTCTGGATTGGGGTGTTTATTGGTTATTTTTCGGGTTTTGCGCAATACCTGCGCTTTCGGGAGCACAATTGGAGCAAAAATGCCCAACGTTTTGCCATCCACGTCGGTGCAGCGCTGGCCATTGCCGGGGTACTGACCTACCTCAGCAGTTTATTGATCCAATTGCCCACCTGGCAATACGTACTGTTGACCTTTAGTGGCTATTTCACGATTGTGACCAACCTGGATTACCTGATCAATTACCTGAAAGGGAATTTGAAAGCGGCGGGGTCGGTTTTTGCCCACATTGGGTTTGGACTCATGCTGGTGGGCATCATGGCTTCGGGGGTCAACCGCAAAATCATTTCCTCCAACGCCTTTTTGATGGATGGTTTGATTGAAGGTGGAGACGAGGAAATGAGCAAAAAGAACATCTCCCTGTTCAAAAACGTGCCCACCCTGATGCAGGATTACATGGTGACTTACGTAAAAGATACCCTGGTCGACTTCACCAGAACCTATACTGTAAACTACCAGCGCAAAAACAAGGCGGGTAAAGTCATTGAGGATTTCAACCTTTATCCGACCATTTTGTACGAAAAAACCTTCACCAAAATTGCCACTTCCAACCCGGATACGCGGCATTATTGGACCAAAGACGTGTTCACCCACATCAGCGCACTGCCAGAGGTAGAACAAAACTTTGAGCTCAAAAAACAACGGGAAGAGGAACTGAAATACCAGCCGCTGGAATTGGCTCAAGGCCGTACGGTCTTGTTGCTCGATACACTGGAAGTAGAAAACCGGGATACCGTCTTCACCCGTACGTTTCAGATCAGTCTGGAGTCGATCAGCCGCAATCCCGCACACAAGGATTACAAACCCGAACCGGGTGACCTGGCCTTCAGCACCAAACTAAAAATTCGCCGCAGCGACGACGATAGTGTGTACTACGCCAATCCCGCCATCCTGCTGCGAGGACAGCTAATTTACACGTATCCCGATCAAATTGACGACCTGAGCAGCAAGTTCAAAATCAGCCAGGAAGCCATCGAAAAGGTCTTTGCGTTTGACAACCAGCTCAAATACGAGGACCTCAATCTGCGTCAAGGCGATGTAGGTACCTGGCAAGACCTGAAGATCAGTTTCACTGGTTTCAATAAAAATCCCGAGCACCCGGATTACACCCGCAAGGAAGGAGACTTGGCTGTAGGCGCCATGCTCGACATCAGCGCGCCCGATGGCAAGGTATACCACGCCGAGCCCATCTTCCTGATTCGGGATGGACAACCCTTGAATGTGAAGGTTGAGGTTGGCGAATTGGGTTTGCACCTGCGCTTCCCATTGCTCAATCCGGGCAATGAAACCATTCAACTGATGTTGGCCAAATCCAGTGCACCCAGCAGCATTCCCATCGAAGTGGCTACAGATGCCTTGCCTTCGAACTACATCGTGTTGGAGGCGATGGAATTCCCGGGCATCAATGTATTCTGGTTGGGCACGCTGCTGATGATGTTTGGCTTGGGTTTCAGCATTTGGAATCGGATGAGTACGCGGCGTACTGCTGAAGTTGCAGCAGCTTAAGTCAAATGGATAAAACGTCCAAAGCGACAAAAAATAACACAAAGGACACCAAGGAAAGCACAAGGAACACAAGGCGTAACATTGTCTCGCTTTGTGTTCCTTGTGCTTTCCTTGGTGTTCCTTGTGTTAAAAAAATGCCGCTCCATGTACAAATAAAACCTCAATCGTGACCATCAACATCATCGGTTCCGGCAAAGTAGCCTTCCACCTCAGTAAAAGGCTCCATGCCTGTGGCCTCACTATCCGTCAAATCTACAGTCGCCAATTGGACCCAGCGCTTCAGTTGGCGACTGCTATTAATGCCCAGGGCATCAGCCGCTGGAAAGATGTACAGGCAGATGGGGTGGATTTGATCATCATCGCGGTAAGTGATCAGGCGATTCCTGAAGTGGCCAAAGCCTTGGCCAAACACCTCCCTAATCCGCCACTGGTGGTACACACCTCCGGGAGTAGTCCCTTGCACTGGCTGAGTGATGTTTTGCCCCGTACGGGAATTTTTTATCCGCTGCAAAGTTTTTCCTGGGGGCGCGAGCCCAATTTTGCGGAAATCCCGATGTGTATCGAAGCCCAGCACCCTGCCGATGAAAAACTTCTGCTTGAACTCGGACAGCGCATCAGTCAAAAAGTACAACTGACCACCGAAGCCGACCGCAAAACCTTGCACCTCGCGGCGGTATTTGTCAACAATTTCGTGAATGAATTGTACCAGATCGGCGCAGCAATCCTGGCTGAAAAACAGCTGCCTTTTGATCTCTTGTTGCCCCTGATCCAAGAGACAGCAGCAAAGGTGCAAGCGCAAGCTCCTGCCGAAATGCAAACCGGCCCGGCACTACGGGGCGATTTGGCCACAATTGAACGACAGCTGGATTTGTTGGAGGCTCATCCCGAATGGCGGGAATTGTATGGCTTGATGACGGGATTGATCCGGGGCTGAGGCGACAGGGGGTTCACCACGGATTCCAGTAGAGTAGAGAGAAGCGGCGCTGCCGCTTCTCCCCCTCGTCAATCCGTACGTGCGGTTTTCCCGCATACGGCTTTCCTATGAACTTCTTCATGAGCTTTCACAGGCGAACTCCTCCGGAAGAGTATTTCGTCGGGTCGATTAGTCCATACTTTTCGACTAATGCCTCAAAGGCTCTTTGTCCATAAAGCCTACACTTCCGTTGACTCTTGCGGTTATAGTAACGGTTCAGTCGCTCTTGCAGGTAGTGCCGTAACCGTCTTTTGCTCACCGCTGGATAGCTCACCCCTTTGATGTCAAAGTAGTTCAACCATCCCCGTAATAGCTTATTCAGGTCTTCGCTCACTTGTTCTCCCTTGTAGTGACCATGTGCTTCAAGATATGTATCAATCTTGTCTCGGATCTTTTGCTCCGATTTCTGACTTGGAATGATGTTCCAGTAGCGTTTGTTACGATCCCATAAATCCTTGTCGTAGCGGATGGTGAACCCTAAAAAGTCAAAGCTCTCCGCTTTTGCTTCAACCGTTCGGGTTTTCTGCTCATTCAAGCTTAATCCCATTCGACTTAGCAAGCTTTTGAGCTGCTCCTTCACCTGTTCTCCGATCTGTTTGCCCATTAACACAAAATCATCTGCATACCGTACTATCTTCACTCCACCTTGGTAAAACAAACTCTTCGGATTGTTCACGATCCGATCTAATAGGTTCAGGTATATATTGGCCAGTAAGGGCGAGATCACGCCCCCTTGTGGTGTCCCTACTTTGTTCTTCTTACCCCCTTTAAACTGTCCATCCTCGTATATCGGCGCTTTCAACCATTGACCGATTAAGTCCAATATCCGTCCGTCACTGATCCGCTCTTTTAGCCCAATCAGCAGTTTATCGTGTGGTATCGTATCAAAGTATTTACTCAAGTCCGCATCCAATACTTCACTCTTCCCTTCCTGTAGATAACCCTTGATCGCTCCTAGTGCATCCCCAGAACTGCGTTCTGGCCGGAACCCATAGGAACTTTCCTCAAAGTCCGCTTCAAAGATCGGTTCTATTAGTAGTTTACATGCTGTCTGTACTATCCGGTCTCTAACTGTCGGTATCCCTAATGGCCGTTCTCCTCCGTTCGCTTTCGGGATCATTACCCGTTTTACTGCTTGCGCCCGGTAGCGTTTCGTCCTTAGTTCTTCCCCTAGTTCCTCCAAATAGTTCTCCACGCCGCCTTGCTCAATATCATTTA includes these proteins:
- a CDS encoding cell division ATP-binding protein FtsE, whose product is MSKLIVRLQDVVIKQGDQEVLGGVNLRVNEGEFTYLIGKTGSGKSSLLKALYGALPLVQGQGEVAGFDLNQLNRNTIPLLRRKLGIVFQDFNLLNDRSVYNNLLFTLKATGWSKRQEIQARIDEVLQQVGLAGQGPKMPHQLSGGEQQRVVIARALLNTPALIIADEPTGNLDPETSDEILLLMRHLSKQNNAAVLFATHDYRILENFPARIIRCLNGKIFDDQEISL
- a CDS encoding Rossmann-like and DUF2520 domain-containing protein, translating into MTINIIGSGKVAFHLSKRLHACGLTIRQIYSRQLDPALQLATAINAQGISRWKDVQADGVDLIIIAVSDQAIPEVAKALAKHLPNPPLVVHTSGSSPLHWLSDVLPRTGIFYPLQSFSWGREPNFAEIPMCIEAQHPADEKLLLELGQRISQKVQLTTEADRKTLHLAAVFVNNFVNELYQIGAAILAEKQLPFDLLLPLIQETAAKVQAQAPAEMQTGPALRGDLATIERQLDLLEAHPEWRELYGLMTGLIRG
- the ltrA gene encoding group II intron reverse transcriptase/maturase, whose amino-acid sequence is MEDQSKLRNKYHQKDGAEGELPLFGKKKWEMSDAERVFSLQCKLYQKAKQDKGYKFYVLYDKVFQKHMLSVAWKAVKANQGSPGIDGISINDIEQGGVENYLEELGEELRTKRYRAQAVKRVMIPKANGGERPLGIPTVRDRIVQTACKLLIEPIFEADFEESSYGFRPERSSGDALGAIKGYLQEGKSEVLDADLSKYFDTIPHDKLLIGLKERISDGRILDLIGQWLKAPIYEDGQFKGGKKNKVGTPQGGVISPLLANIYLNLLDRIVNNPKSLFYQGGVKIVRYADDFVLMGKQIGEQVKEQLKSLLSRMGLSLNEQKTRTVEAKAESFDFLGFTIRYDKDLWDRNKRYWNIIPSQKSEQKIRDKIDTYLEAHGHYKGEQVSEDLNKLLRGWLNYFDIKGVSYPAVSKRRLRHYLQERLNRYYNRKSQRKCRLYGQRAFEALVEKYGLIDPTKYSSGGVRL
- a CDS encoding cytochrome c maturation protein CcmE → MKRIYLIAGVMVAIAIALLVNSAKDMSTYGSFADANTSSKKIKIAGKLAKNKPMVYDPVKDPNHFSFFIKDSAGEEHKVVLLKAKPQDFEMSEQIVVTGRMKDGVFVATDLLMKCPSKYKDEEIAIKSKQNG
- a CDS encoding DUF2339 domain-containing protein — encoded protein: MADNQHTLQQLLEKLNALLQKQESFAKEIEALRTEIEALKRNPGNKETYQANLSSHIIPPSPVPKIHRSVPAIDDPVVTETNSTQQKTDAKPLVDFNLESFIGENLSNKIGIIIIVLGVGIGLKYAIDHHLISPLFRIILSYLAGLTLMGFAIRFKNKYVEYSAVLLSGAMCILYFTTYAAYSFFHLFSFPVAFSTMCLFTVFTVLAAMYYNRSIIALLGLVGAYAVPFLLGFHPNQYTFLFSYIAVINLGILALAVSRDWWVLKLVTFAWTWVIFIYWYAVYYFRQDDFGLFWFFLLVFFCTFYATILANTLVKRGKFGALNIFLLLFNSIAFFWMGYAACIPHPLAQHLLGLLTLGNALIHFIVGYNLYQQNPDEKGNHRFILAMGLAFFTLAIPIQFDAPWVSILWVLEAGFLFGMGRIKAWSFWEKTAYVLMGLACISMAQDWLYLYNTYSSKSPETRIPLFLNSIFLSSLMFCGSLGFINSLQHHKLYRSPWQHDQDKNELLSFLLATALILGIYFTFFCEISTYWSQAYKDTYSQHRAPGQTLPIIYSRLDLERFRGVWLINYTLFFVSVLALVNLQKIKSAALGVVSVGLNIAVLLLFLTLGLTLLHQLQDSYLNQAVHSYFYHGPFNLGIRYVSLGFLALLLVTGGLLLRKSGLSKDLVVAYELCIYGAVIWWCSDELILWMSKLNVDKAYKLSLSILWGSYALFMVVMGIWKRKPHLRISAIFLFSITLLKLFLYDIAHLNTIPKTIIFIALGILLLIVSFLYIKYKDWIEQDLLK
- the ccsA gene encoding cytochrome c biogenesis protein CcsA, which gives rise to MEKIQYIGETLLPGQIGQLGVLLGFVGALLSMVAYWFATQRQETLEYEGWRKIGRIAFLAHGVGIFAVIGSLLYAMTHQLYEYQYVQGHVSEELPMKFIFSALWEGQEGSFLLWMFWHIVLGCILLVKGKSWETSTLTVLAAIQAVLGSMILGVYLGFGDEASKIGSNPMLLLRQTIDAPIFAQADYVKLIKGNGLSPALQNYWMTIHPPTLFLGFASTAIPFAYAIAGLWTKRHTEWLKPALPWALFCGSILGTGILMGSAWAYEALNFGGYWAWDPVENTSLVPWLIIIAGVHTNLISKATGHSVRSSYIFYLLSFLLVVYSTFLTRSGVLGETSVHAFTGSGLGNQLIFFIAAFTLPSLIMMIWRWRQIPSPKTEEATTSKEFWMFIGTLILLFSAVLITGSTSLPVFNKIVQYFNPAYQGRVITEPVIHFNKYQLWIGVFIGYFSGFAQYLRFREHNWSKNAQRFAIHVGAALAIAGVLTYLSSLLIQLPTWQYVLLTFSGYFTIVTNLDYLINYLKGNLKAAGSVFAHIGFGLMLVGIMASGVNRKIISSNAFLMDGLIEGGDEEMSKKNISLFKNVPTLMQDYMVTYVKDTLVDFTRTYTVNYQRKNKAGKVIEDFNLYPTILYEKTFTKIATSNPDTRHYWTKDVFTHISALPEVEQNFELKKQREEELKYQPLELAQGRTVLLLDTLEVENRDTVFTRTFQISLESISRNPAHKDYKPEPGDLAFSTKLKIRRSDDDSVYYANPAILLRGQLIYTYPDQIDDLSSKFKISQEAIEKVFAFDNQLKYEDLNLRQGDVGTWQDLKISFTGFNKNPEHPDYTRKEGDLAVGAMLDISAPDGKVYHAEPIFLIRDGQPLNVKVEVGELGLHLRFPLLNPGNETIQLMLAKSSAPSSIPIEVATDALPSNYIVLEAMEFPGINVFWLGTLLMMFGLGFSIWNRMSTRRTAEVAAA